The genomic segment TAAATTTGCGGTGTGAGGCTTCACTGTCCACACTGACACCGATGATCTCATATCCATCTTTTTTTAAAGATTGATAGTTATCCCTAAAGTTACAAGCTTCTGTCGTGCAGCCCGGAGTGTTGTCTTTTGGATAAAAGTATAGAATAACTTTTTTTCCTCTGAAATCAGCGAGATGGACGGTTTCGCCATTTTGATTTTTTGCACTGAAATCTGGTGCTTGCTGTCCTATTTCTAGTGTTGCCATAAGTATGATCTATTTAGCCTATTAAGATACGATATTATCTGATGAAACTACCAGCAACTGCTTAAACAAGTTTACCAAATGACAGTAGCCCAAAGTATATGCTGTCATTGGATTAACTTTTACGTTAGCGGATGAAAGAAGCTTCGTACACTTTTAAATTGTCTTTATTGTCTTTGACCTCCAATTTGAAGACATGGTTGCCGGCAGCCAGATTCGGTTCGAAATCGTGCCAGACATGTCTGGTTTTCGGATCATATTTCATCAGGACCCATTTACCGTCAATGTATGCATTGAAAGTATCGATGCCTGATAGGTTGTCACTGATCGTAAAGTCGATCGACCGCTGCCGGGATACATTCTTTCCATCTGTGAGATTACGTGCGGTGATGATCGGCGCAATGGTATCCACCGCGACATAGAAGCCTCCAAATTCACGTACATTGGCCACTACCCAGCCATCTTCGTATTTCCCGCCCTGTGCGCCGCCGCTAGCAGAGACGATCAATGCTTTATCGTATAATCGTGCTGGCAAACTAAAGTCGGGCTTGATCATCAGTTTATAATAACCGAATACAGGAATGTATGAATTATGGATATAGTGCATAGCGGAGTAGCCCTTCGCTGGCTTGGCGCCCTGAGCATAGTTGAAATAAAGATCGTTGTAGAGGATGTTTTTGCCCATATAGACCCTGGCGTTCTCCGCTTCATATTTATTTTCATCTCCGTAATGGAACATTTTGAGTCCTGCGGCCGGTTTGCGGCTTATGGATAATGTCGGACTGTTCTGCACTGTAAAGTTCAATTCGCTTCTATTTCCCTGGACATCCTTGACGACATATTTGACTTCATGTACATCGTTATCTTTTAATTCGATCGTGCCCAGCTTGTTCAGAGACTTGTAGATGCTGATCGGATTGTTGGGGTCTTTAAAACTTTTCTGTATCCGAACGCCGGATTTTTTAAAATATGGATAGTCAATGTAGGACTGTATAGCCCGCGTCTGGTCAAAAGGAATAGATTCGAATACGACGGTGCTGATGTTTTTGTTGTCCAAAAAGAGTTCTATGGAATACACACCATAAGTAAAAGATATACCGCCACGTCTGTCGACTGTATTTATGCCAATTCCGAATGTGCCGTTAACGGGAATCGGTGCATTCGATGCCAATGTGTACCTGCCATCACCTATAGCGCGTATCGTCTGATGCCTCCGGGGAGTATGCTCATCAAATAGTTCCCCACCCAGATCATAAATGGTGACCCCGCGGATGACCGGTTTGACACCATCCGGAAATAGCAACCCAAAAAGTTGTGGGTTGAGCGGTAGCTGCGCTTTGGTGTCCCGGATTTCAAAATGAAGGTGCGGCCCAGCCGAACCACCGGTATTGCCCGAATTGGCAATAAATTCGCCCTTTTTTACCGGCACCTGATTCGGTTGTAAGAAGACATCCACATCAAATCGTTTTTGTTTATACTGCTCGTCTTTTACAATTGCAGCCAGTGCATCATTAAAGCTCTCGAGGTGCATATAAACCGAAGTATAACCATTCGGATGGTCAATATAAACGTAGTTGCCCCCACCGCCGATCTGTACCCTGACACGGGATACGAAACCTTCAGCTGCCGCATGAACCGGGATGTTGATCCGTTGTTGTGTGCGGTAATCATCTCCACCGTGAAAATGTGTGGCCCGGAGTTCACCAAATGAACCAGAGGCCTGGGGTGCAATATGCATCGGCCGGCTAAAATAGTCCTGCGGATAGTTACGGCTTTTAATGATATCTTGTGCCTGGACCAGGCTACCTATAAACGGCAGCATACCGATCAGCATAGCTATTGTTTTGTTCATAGTTGTCATGTTTAAGGAATTCGCCCCGCGCGATTCAAGACCGGCACGTGGAACTATTTTGCAATGTGGCGTAGCCTTATTTGATTTTGCAGCTGAACATTTTCTGTGCCCCGATAAATCCCTCCAGCACATCGCCGATTGCAACTGACGCCACTCCAGCGGGGGTCCCCGTATAAATCAGATCCCCTTTACGCAGCGTGATGAACCGTGAAATATATACGATAAGGTCTTCAAAAGAAAAGATCATATCCTTGGTGTTCCCCTGTTGAACGGCCTGCCCATTCTGTTGCAAAGAGAAATCGATCGCGTAGATATCAGCAATTTCTTCCTTCGGAATCAAATTGCTGATGACTGCCGAATGATCAAAGGCCTTTGCCAATTCCCAGGGAAGACTTTTCGCTTTGAGTTCTTGTTGCACATCCCTCGCGGTAAAATCGATACCCAGACCGATTGCATCATAGTAGCTTGCCGCAAATTTTGGGGTCACATGTCGGCCCTCTTTACAGATCCGCAGCACAATTTCGGTCTCGAACTGGATATTTTTGGAAAATTCCGGATAATAGAAATCTTTGTTGTCTTTTAAAACAGCTGTATCAGGTTTTAAGAATATGATGGGATTTTCTGGAACAGGGTTATTGAGCTCTTTAGCGTGGTCTATGTAATTGCGACCGATTGCAATTATTTTCATTATAAAATTGTTTGATATGAGCGTTTCTAAATCTACTGCGCTTGAACAGACAAACTTAACAAATGTCCTATGCTTATCCAAAAAAGGAGCCCACCAAACTTTCTCTTGATGGAGAACAAATCCGTTGTTTAGATAGGCTTTAGTTAGGGTTTGTTTAGGTATTACTTAGGTATAGAATAGGTGATATCTAAATAATACCTAACTAAAATCTAAACAAAATCATACTAAAATCTAAGTAAATGCAAACTTTAGGGATAGTTAATTGTTATGGACGAGAGGATGAATATTATCAACAGTTTAAAAAGAGAGAAAATGGCAATATTACAAGATGGACCAAATGGAGGATTTCGAGGTAAGGTAGGATCGGTATACGGATATTATCTCAACGGAAAATGTATTATTCGCGGTGCACGCAGGAAAAGTACCAAGCCACCCACTGCAGCGCAACTGCTGCACCGGAGGAAAACAAAATTGAGCAGTGAATTTTGTGCTTTGATAAAGCCGGTTATTACTTTCGGTTATCAGTTTGAGGCGGCCAAGCACCCTAAATGCGGAGCATTTCAGCTGGCCCAAAAGACGGTTTTTAATGAAGTATTATCCGTGGATGTGGATAATAACCCCTTTATTAGGCTGGAGAACCTCCGGGTCTTTGTCGGAGATCTCATGCCTCCCGCTGACGCCCGGGCCTATCTTGAAGGCGATAGTGTAAAGCTTTCGTGGACGCCAAATCCTCAATATAAAGATAGCATTTATAAAGTGAATTTAGCTTGGGTCAGTTTGGATGACCATGGAGATCTTGAGATGGCTGTAGCGGATGCTGCTCAGGGAGAATGCACGGTCAAGATTCCGGCATTGACCAATTCTCATACGAACTATCACATTTATATCGGCTTTTGGGATACCTTTCATGGTGCTTTCTCAGATTCAGCATATTGCGGTCCTATTTTGTAGGAAATTCAAGTGATTTGTGTATCTTTAACACTATGAATAAACTACAGGCGGTATTGTTTGACTTGGACGGTACTCTTATTGATTCCGAATACTTTTATTTTAAAAACTGGGCTCCTATATTACAGCAAGAATTTGATCTTAAGATAACCTATGAAGATTGGATCCGCGATTTTGCCGGGCATACACTCGCACATAATGTGAAGCGCTTGGTGGAAGTCTGCGGTTATGATACCACAGAAGAATATATGTGGAAACGTACCCGTGCCGCCTATGCCGATTCGAATATGAGCGATATTGAGCTGATGCCTTTCGCTGAAGAAATTTTGGCTTATCTACAAGAACAGCAGATCCGTATCGGATTGGTGACATCAAGTTACCGCAGTACCGTGGATACAGTGCTCGGCAAACATGGGCTGCTACGTTATTTTGAGTTTTTTGTGACCCGCGAATGTGTGGAGTCTCCCAAGCCTGACCCCGAACCGTATCTTTTGGCATTGAAGAAGCTGGATTTGCCAGGTGAGGCCTGCGTAGCGATTGAAGACACAATCACTGGTAGTACTGCGGCTCTGGTAGCCGGACTGCAGCTGATCGCTGTAACGAAGCAGGCGGTAGAACGTGCTAGACTAACAACTGTGGAAAACATTGTGGAAAACTTGTCGGAAGCAAAAGAAATGCTAGCGAAGTGGATTTCGCAGTAATATCTGCTCGATTTAATCGTTTTAGCATTTGTATTTTTATTCGGATATACGTAATATTACCGAATTGTTAAGGGAATTCTGAATTATGAACCGAAGAACAGCAATCAAGCAACTTTTCATTGTAGCAGGAGGACTGACCATTTTGTCGTCCTGTCTGAATGATGGAGGAGCGTCAATTGTATTGAATAAGCTGAAAATTTCAGCTGCTGACGAGCAATTTTTGGGCGATTTGGCCGATATTCTTATTCCGAAGACAGATACGCCGGGAGGAAAAGACCTGAATTTACATCTTTTTGTGATGAAGATGGTCGACGATTGTGAGTCGCCCGAAAATCAGCAGAAATTTGTTGGTGGATTCAACAAACTGCGGAAGCAGCTAAATCTGACAGACAGCGAAGCTACAAAAACGGCGTTGTTAAATTTGAAAGATCAGACCGATGAGAAGGCCTTCTTTGATATTTTTAAATCGCGGGCAATCCAGGGATATATGAATTCGGAATATGTAATGAAGAATAAAGTCGTTTACAAACTTATTCCAGGACCGTACAATGGAGCGGTAAACATAAAGGGATAGATCCAGCATGGCAAATTTAAATATTGACAGTGAAAAAAATAGGACCTATGATGCAATCGTAATAGGTTCGGGTATCAGTGGTGGCTGGTCCGCAAAAGAATTGTGTGAGAAAGGGCTAAAAACCCTGGTGTTAGAACGTGGACGGGATGTACAGCATATCAAGGACTATCCGACGACCAATATGATGCCCTGGGAGTTTGAGCATCGGAATGAGATGCCTTACAAAATCAAGCAGGAAAATCCAATCGTTAGCAAATGCTATGCATTTCATGAGGATGCGGCGCATTTTTTTGTCAAGGATAATGAGCATCCATATATACAGGAAAAGCCTTTTGACTGGATCAGGGGGTATCAGGTAGGCGGGAAGTCGTTGTTGTGGGCTAGGCAGACTCAGCGTTGGTCAGACTTTGATTTTGAAGGTCCGGCGCGCGATGGTTTTGCTGTCGACTGGCCGATACGCTATGCGGACTTGGCTCCGTGGTATGCTTACGTCGAAAAGTTTGCTGGTATTGCTGGCGATCATGACGGGCTTCCAGAACTACCAGATGGTGAGTTTTTGCCCGGATATCCGCTGAATATTGTCGAAAAATATTTTAAAGAAAAAGTACAGCAGAGATATCCGGAACGAAAAGTGATTTCTGCACGTTGTGCTCACCTTTCCAAGCCAAATCCAATCCATATCGAACAGGGCCGTGTGCAGTGTCAGAATCGTGTGCTCTGTCAAAGAGGCTGTCCTTTCGGCGGTTATTTCAGTTCTAATGCTACGACACTACCCTGGGCGGCCAAGACGGGTAATATGACCCTACGTCCATTCTCAGTCGTGCATTCTATTTTATATGACGAACAAAAAGGTAGGGCAGTTGGTGTGCGGGTCATTGATACCAATACCAAAGAGGAAATTGACTTCTATGCAAAATTGATTTTTGTAAATGCTGCCGCAATCAACACAAATTTGATTCTGCTGAATTCCAAATCTAACCGTTTTCCAAATGGTTTAGGAAATGATAGTGGGGTATTAGGGAAATATGTAGCATTCCATAACTATAGTGCCCGCATCTATGCCGAATATGAAGGGCATTTAGATTATACGGTAGAAGGACGAAATCCTGCGGGGGGCGGTTATATCCCTCGTTTTAGAAACCTTCATAAGCAGGAGACAGATTTCTTACGGGGATATGCGGCTGGTTTTGGCGCATCGCGAGGCAAAGAATCGGATCGCTCCGGCTTAGGGCTGGACCTTAAAAATAATCTCCTGAATCCCAAATTGGGCATCTGGCAGGTCGGTTCACATATGATGGGCGAGACCATACCAAAAGAGTCGGGTATGGTAAAGCTCGATGGAAGCAAAACGGATGACTGGGGAATTCCCTTGTTAAAGATTGCGGTCGATTACGATGAAAACGATGAGAAAATGAAAAAAGATTACATCGAGGTCATGACCGAAATGTTTACAGATGCTGGTTTTACCAATATTCGGCCTGATACACATTGGCAGGCTCCAGGGCTTGATATCCACGAGATGGGCGGTGTCCGTATGGGACATGATCCGAAAACTTCGGTGCTCAACAAGTGGAATCAAATGCACGCGGTAAAAAATGTCTTTGTTACAGATGGCGCCTGCATGACATCGACATCGACTCAAAATCCTTCGTTGACCTATATGGCATTTTCTGCCCGATCTGTAGATTATGCGGTCAGTGAAATGAAAAAAGGAAATATTTAATCATTCTGACAGGGGAGAGATTTTTGAAATAAGTCTTTCCCTTTTCAGATTAAAGTGCTAATTTTAGTACCGTCATCACATGATGTGATGAAAGCAATAACCAAACATTAAAAAACAGAGATTAAACAGTTAAAAGACCAAATTAAGAAATCAATATTTTTTTTGCCAAAAATGAAAAACGATTTAGCATAACTAACTATAGGACCAAACTACGGCCTAACGGAGAACAACTTGTCTATCTGACCGGGACTGATTGTCTCACCGAATAGCCGATAGCTAGCTTTTTTGGGCAAATAACACTCCTTTTTGAAAGGAACTAACTAAAGGAAAACTACATTAAACTGGACGTTTCTAGTAATTTTTTGCTAAAACGTTTTTATAAACCAAATCACTATTAATATGAGCAAAGTTGACGTAAAATCATTTGCGCGGCTAGGGAAAAATTCGAAATTATTTTTCTCATTGGCTGTCATTGCTGGTACTTTCCAACAGGTCAATGCCGCTAGCGGAACTTCCTTTAAATACGAAGGGGCAGCCTTTGTAAAAGAGGCCAGTTTTCGCCAGCAACAGTTGAAAGGAAAGGTACTGGACGCTGCTGGAAAACCTATCGTCGGGGTCTCTATCGCAGTTAAGGGGACATCGAAGGGAACCCAATCGGATGCGCAGGGTAATTTCTCTATTGAGGCCGGCTCCGGAGATGTGCTGGTAGTCTCTTCTGTGGGTTATAAGTCA from the Sphingobacterium thalpophilum genome contains:
- a CDS encoding gluconate 2-dehydrogenase subunit 3 family protein — its product is MNRRTAIKQLFIVAGGLTILSSCLNDGGASIVLNKLKISAADEQFLGDLADILIPKTDTPGGKDLNLHLFVMKMVDDCESPENQQKFVGGFNKLRKQLNLTDSEATKTALLNLKDQTDEKAFFDIFKSRAIQGYMNSEYVMKNKVVYKLIPGPYNGAVNIKG
- a CDS encoding GMC oxidoreductase translates to MANLNIDSEKNRTYDAIVIGSGISGGWSAKELCEKGLKTLVLERGRDVQHIKDYPTTNMMPWEFEHRNEMPYKIKQENPIVSKCYAFHEDAAHFFVKDNEHPYIQEKPFDWIRGYQVGGKSLLWARQTQRWSDFDFEGPARDGFAVDWPIRYADLAPWYAYVEKFAGIAGDHDGLPELPDGEFLPGYPLNIVEKYFKEKVQQRYPERKVISARCAHLSKPNPIHIEQGRVQCQNRVLCQRGCPFGGYFSSNATTLPWAAKTGNMTLRPFSVVHSILYDEQKGRAVGVRVIDTNTKEEIDFYAKLIFVNAAAINTNLILLNSKSNRFPNGLGNDSGVLGKYVAFHNYSARIYAEYEGHLDYTVEGRNPAGGGYIPRFRNLHKQETDFLRGYAAGFGASRGKESDRSGLGLDLKNNLLNPKLGIWQVGSHMMGETIPKESGMVKLDGSKTDDWGIPLLKIAVDYDENDEKMKKDYIEVMTEMFTDAGFTNIRPDTHWQAPGLDIHEMGGVRMGHDPKTSVLNKWNQMHAVKNVFVTDGACMTSTSTQNPSLTYMAFSARSVDYAVSEMKKGNI
- a CDS encoding HAD family hydrolase gives rise to the protein MNKLQAVLFDLDGTLIDSEYFYFKNWAPILQQEFDLKITYEDWIRDFAGHTLAHNVKRLVEVCGYDTTEEYMWKRTRAAYADSNMSDIELMPFAEEILAYLQEQQIRIGLVTSSYRSTVDTVLGKHGLLRYFEFFVTRECVESPKPDPEPYLLALKKLDLPGEACVAIEDTITGSTAALVAGLQLIAVTKQAVERARLTTVENIVENLSEAKEMLAKWISQ
- a CDS encoding fumarylacetoacetate hydrolase family protein — encoded protein: MKIIAIGRNYIDHAKELNNPVPENPIIFLKPDTAVLKDNKDFYYPEFSKNIQFETEIVLRICKEGRHVTPKFAASYYDAIGLGIDFTARDVQQELKAKSLPWELAKAFDHSAVISNLIPKEEIADIYAIDFSLQQNGQAVQQGNTKDMIFSFEDLIVYISRFITLRKGDLIYTGTPAGVASVAIGDVLEGFIGAQKMFSCKIK
- the bcp gene encoding thioredoxin-dependent thiol peroxidase; this translates as MATLEIGQQAPDFSAKNQNGETVHLADFRGKKVILYFYPKDNTPGCTTEACNFRDNYQSLKKDGYEIIGVSVDSEASHRKFIDKHELPFQLLVDEDKSLVEAFGVWVEKNMYGKKYMGTARTTFVIDENGIIQHIINKVDNKNASQQIRDLAKSHI
- a CDS encoding M23 family metallopeptidase, which gives rise to MNKTIAMLIGMLPFIGSLVQAQDIIKSRNYPQDYFSRPMHIAPQASGSFGELRATHFHGGDDYRTQQRINIPVHAAAEGFVSRVRVQIGGGGNYVYIDHPNGYTSVYMHLESFNDALAAIVKDEQYKQKRFDVDVFLQPNQVPVKKGEFIANSGNTGGSAGPHLHFEIRDTKAQLPLNPQLFGLLFPDGVKPVIRGVTIYDLGGELFDEHTPRRHQTIRAIGDGRYTLASNAPIPVNGTFGIGINTVDRRGGISFTYGVYSIELFLDNKNISTVVFESIPFDQTRAIQSYIDYPYFKKSGVRIQKSFKDPNNPISIYKSLNKLGTIELKDNDVHEVKYVVKDVQGNRSELNFTVQNSPTLSISRKPAAGLKMFHYGDENKYEAENARVYMGKNILYNDLYFNYAQGAKPAKGYSAMHYIHNSYIPVFGYYKLMIKPDFSLPARLYDKALIVSASGGAQGGKYEDGWVVANVREFGGFYVAVDTIAPIITARNLTDGKNVSRQRSIDFTISDNLSGIDTFNAYIDGKWVLMKYDPKTRHVWHDFEPNLAAGNHVFKLEVKDNKDNLKVYEASFIR